The Megachile rotundata isolate GNS110a chromosome 11, iyMegRotu1, whole genome shotgun sequence genome includes a region encoding these proteins:
- the mxt gene encoding eukaryotic translation initiation factor mextil isoform X9, with amino-acid sequence MSKVPEALTWIRKMAATQLNRARTIKKVEKPRPLKLNQRHSTVDGRITTVEDIVSLIDNVAMQLTNGFHDRTLQMNVVTMCNHLKLYAHQLEAIYKDQLDRAFVAIRNGSQDDKLDMTTRVHLLELIELRAKQWRHTDSMDVYYTQKLSHLDNVEAIPDTPTNALSSPMATMSSPTVAPILGPGEVIKNSGKFVKPTRIPGKNYCKDEVVIRNSDSGKVMGIKGRRVHMIEELSQTIISFQRVNPGAKERLVQITGTSEDKIHYAKDLIKDTIQRNASPVRLEQGGGEKGAMGGSSSSLNSSASDESNRLQQQQSSRLRSSLLHSFSTNDASIGEYKYTVTIGNQSLKITGCNLDLVRTAKLVLDEYFLGDAENFTSGIEYFNFEEESPYSVSSSSTQKALTPSNTNEVARELNIDSAATSESEETYKPRIIAEPNCTTQEVFNRPVRKTTTCGLGSNSEGVSQHCSQGTDSLVRTGNI; translated from the exons ATGTCGAAAGTGCCAGAGGCGCTCACATGG aTTAGAAAAATGGCGGCAACACAACTAAACAGAGCTCGAACAATTAAGAAAGTTGAAAAACCTAGGCCGCTTAAACTCAATCAACGCCACTCGACCGTCGATGGGCGGATTACGACTG TGGAGGATATAGTGTCCTTAATCGACAATGTTGCAATGCAACTAACTAATGGCTTCCATGACCGAACGCTACAAATGAATGTGGTTACAATGTGTAATCACCTGAAGCTTTATGCTCATCAGTTAGAAGCTATTTATAAAG ATCAGCTGGATAGAGCTTTTGTGGCAATCAGAAATGGAAGTCAAGACGATAAACTAGATATGACGACTAGGGTTCACCTGCTGGAACTTATAGAGTTAAGAGCTAAGCAATGGCGTCACACTGATTCCATGGATGTGTATTACACACAAAAATTATCACATCTGGATAAT GTAGAAGCAATACCTGATACACCCACAAATGCATTATCATCTCCAATGGCAACAATGAGTTCACCAACTGTGGCACCAATTTTAGGACCTGGCGAAGTAATAAAGAACAGtggaaaatttgttaaaccCACACGTATTCCTGGAAAGAACTATTGCAAAGATGAAGTTGTTATACGTAATAGTGATTCTGGTAAAG TGATGGGAATAAAAGGGCGGCGGGTTCACATGATCGAAGAGCTCAGCCAGACAATCATCTCCTTCCAGCGAG TAAACCCTGGAGCTAAAGAACGACTTGTCCAGATTACGGGTACTTCCGAGGACAAGATACA TTACGCGAAGGACTTGATAAAAGATACGATTCAACGAAATGCATCGCCGGTGAGATTGGAGCAAGGTGGAGGAGAAAAGGGAGCAATGGGTGGTTCTAGTTCTTCGTTAAATAGTAGCGCATCAGACGAGAGCAATCGACTACAGCAGCAACAAAGTTCTCGTTTACGAAGTTCACTCCTTCACAGCTTCTCCACCAACGACGCCAGTATAGGCGAATATAAATATACGGTTACGATTGGTAACCAATCCCTGAAAATCACAGGATGTAATCTTGATCTTGTTAGG ACCGCAAAGCTAGTACTAGATGAATACTTCTTGGGTGACGCTGAGAATTTTACAAGTGGTATAGAGTACTTCAATTTCGAAGAAGAATCTCCTTACTCAGTTTCGTCTTCCAGTACGCAGAAAGCATTAACTCCAAGTAATACAAACGAAGTAGCGCGGGAGTTAAACATAGATAGCGCTGCCACTTCAGAAAGTGAAGAAACTTATAAACCCCGCATAATTGCTGAGCCAAATTGTACAACTCAGGAAG TGTTCAACAGGCCCGTACGCAAAACGACCACCTGCGGATTGGGCTCGAATTCAGAAGGAGTGTCCCAACATTGTTCGCAAG GAACCGATTCGCTGGTTCGAACCGGAAACATATAA
- the mxt gene encoding eukaryotic translation initiation factor mextil isoform X3, protein MSKVPEALTWIRKMAATQLNRARTIKKVEKPRPLKLNQRHSTVDGRITTVEDIVSLIDNVAMQLTNGFHDRTLQMNVVTMCNHLKLYAHQLEAIYKDQLDRAFVAIRNGSQDDKLDMTTRVHLLELIELRAKQWRHTDSMDVYYTQKLSHLDNVEAIPDTPTNALSSPMATMSSPTVAPILGPGEVIKNSGKFVKPTRIPGKNYCKDEVVIRNSDSGKVMGIKGRRVHMIEELSQTIISFQRVNPGAKERLVQITGTSEDKIHYAKDLIKDTIQRNASPVRLEQGGGEKGAMGGSSSSLNSSASDESNRLQQQQSSRLRSSLLHSFSTNDASIGEYKYTVTIGNQSLKITGCNLDLVRTAKLVLDEYFLGDAENFTSGIEYFNFEEESPYSVSSSSTQKALTPSNTNEVARELNIDSAATSESEETYKPRIIAEPNCTTQEVPEIRELTYEFLMQCSTGPYAKRPPADWARIQKECPNIVRKHAACNNILSFFNRNRFAGSNRKHIKLK, encoded by the exons ATGTCGAAAGTGCCAGAGGCGCTCACATGG aTTAGAAAAATGGCGGCAACACAACTAAACAGAGCTCGAACAATTAAGAAAGTTGAAAAACCTAGGCCGCTTAAACTCAATCAACGCCACTCGACCGTCGATGGGCGGATTACGACTG TGGAGGATATAGTGTCCTTAATCGACAATGTTGCAATGCAACTAACTAATGGCTTCCATGACCGAACGCTACAAATGAATGTGGTTACAATGTGTAATCACCTGAAGCTTTATGCTCATCAGTTAGAAGCTATTTATAAAG ATCAGCTGGATAGAGCTTTTGTGGCAATCAGAAATGGAAGTCAAGACGATAAACTAGATATGACGACTAGGGTTCACCTGCTGGAACTTATAGAGTTAAGAGCTAAGCAATGGCGTCACACTGATTCCATGGATGTGTATTACACACAAAAATTATCACATCTGGATAAT GTAGAAGCAATACCTGATACACCCACAAATGCATTATCATCTCCAATGGCAACAATGAGTTCACCAACTGTGGCACCAATTTTAGGACCTGGCGAAGTAATAAAGAACAGtggaaaatttgttaaaccCACACGTATTCCTGGAAAGAACTATTGCAAAGATGAAGTTGTTATACGTAATAGTGATTCTGGTAAAG TGATGGGAATAAAAGGGCGGCGGGTTCACATGATCGAAGAGCTCAGCCAGACAATCATCTCCTTCCAGCGAG TAAACCCTGGAGCTAAAGAACGACTTGTCCAGATTACGGGTACTTCCGAGGACAAGATACA TTACGCGAAGGACTTGATAAAAGATACGATTCAACGAAATGCATCGCCGGTGAGATTGGAGCAAGGTGGAGGAGAAAAGGGAGCAATGGGTGGTTCTAGTTCTTCGTTAAATAGTAGCGCATCAGACGAGAGCAATCGACTACAGCAGCAACAAAGTTCTCGTTTACGAAGTTCACTCCTTCACAGCTTCTCCACCAACGACGCCAGTATAGGCGAATATAAATATACGGTTACGATTGGTAACCAATCCCTGAAAATCACAGGATGTAATCTTGATCTTGTTAGG ACCGCAAAGCTAGTACTAGATGAATACTTCTTGGGTGACGCTGAGAATTTTACAAGTGGTATAGAGTACTTCAATTTCGAAGAAGAATCTCCTTACTCAGTTTCGTCTTCCAGTACGCAGAAAGCATTAACTCCAAGTAATACAAACGAAGTAGCGCGGGAGTTAAACATAGATAGCGCTGCCACTTCAGAAAGTGAAGAAACTTATAAACCCCGCATAATTGCTGAGCCAAATTGTACAACTCAGGAAG TTCCAGAAATAAGAGAACTCACATATGAGTTTTTGATGCAGTGTTCAACAGGCCCGTACGCAAAACGACCACCTGCGGATTGGGCTCGAATTCAGAAGGAGTGTCCCAACATTGTTCGCAAG CATGCTGCTTGTAACAACATATTAAG TTTTTTCAACAGGAACCGATTCGCTGGTTCGAACCGGAAACATATAAAGCTAAAGTAG
- the mxt gene encoding eukaryotic translation initiation factor mextil isoform X2, whose amino-acid sequence MSKVPEALTWIRKMAATQLNRARTIKKVEKPRPLKLNQRHSTVDGRITTVEDIVSLIDNVAMQLTNGFHDRTLQMNVVTMCNHLKLYAHQLEAIYKDQLDRAFVAIRNGSQDDKLDMTTRVHLLELIELRAKQWRHTDSMDVYYTQKLSHLDNVEAIPDTPTNALSSPMATMSSPTVAPILGPGEVIKNSGKFVKPTRIPGKNYCKDEVVIRNSDSGKVMGIKGRRVHMIEELSQTIISFQRVNPGAKERLVQITGTSEDKIHYAKDLIKDTIQRNASPVRLEQGGGEKGAMGGSSSSLNSSASDESNRLQQQQSSRLRSSLLHSFSTNDASIGEYKYTVTIGNQSLKITGCNLDLVRTAKLVLDEYFLGDAENFTSGIEYFNFEEESPYSVSSSSTQKALTPSNTNEVARELNIDSAATSESEETYKPRIIAEPNCTTQEVPEIRELTYEFLMQCSTGPYAKRPPADWARIQKECPNIVRKEPIRWFEPETYKAKVAAAGLVTVLPIGDGETDPE is encoded by the exons ATGTCGAAAGTGCCAGAGGCGCTCACATGG aTTAGAAAAATGGCGGCAACACAACTAAACAGAGCTCGAACAATTAAGAAAGTTGAAAAACCTAGGCCGCTTAAACTCAATCAACGCCACTCGACCGTCGATGGGCGGATTACGACTG TGGAGGATATAGTGTCCTTAATCGACAATGTTGCAATGCAACTAACTAATGGCTTCCATGACCGAACGCTACAAATGAATGTGGTTACAATGTGTAATCACCTGAAGCTTTATGCTCATCAGTTAGAAGCTATTTATAAAG ATCAGCTGGATAGAGCTTTTGTGGCAATCAGAAATGGAAGTCAAGACGATAAACTAGATATGACGACTAGGGTTCACCTGCTGGAACTTATAGAGTTAAGAGCTAAGCAATGGCGTCACACTGATTCCATGGATGTGTATTACACACAAAAATTATCACATCTGGATAAT GTAGAAGCAATACCTGATACACCCACAAATGCATTATCATCTCCAATGGCAACAATGAGTTCACCAACTGTGGCACCAATTTTAGGACCTGGCGAAGTAATAAAGAACAGtggaaaatttgttaaaccCACACGTATTCCTGGAAAGAACTATTGCAAAGATGAAGTTGTTATACGTAATAGTGATTCTGGTAAAG TGATGGGAATAAAAGGGCGGCGGGTTCACATGATCGAAGAGCTCAGCCAGACAATCATCTCCTTCCAGCGAG TAAACCCTGGAGCTAAAGAACGACTTGTCCAGATTACGGGTACTTCCGAGGACAAGATACA TTACGCGAAGGACTTGATAAAAGATACGATTCAACGAAATGCATCGCCGGTGAGATTGGAGCAAGGTGGAGGAGAAAAGGGAGCAATGGGTGGTTCTAGTTCTTCGTTAAATAGTAGCGCATCAGACGAGAGCAATCGACTACAGCAGCAACAAAGTTCTCGTTTACGAAGTTCACTCCTTCACAGCTTCTCCACCAACGACGCCAGTATAGGCGAATATAAATATACGGTTACGATTGGTAACCAATCCCTGAAAATCACAGGATGTAATCTTGATCTTGTTAGG ACCGCAAAGCTAGTACTAGATGAATACTTCTTGGGTGACGCTGAGAATTTTACAAGTGGTATAGAGTACTTCAATTTCGAAGAAGAATCTCCTTACTCAGTTTCGTCTTCCAGTACGCAGAAAGCATTAACTCCAAGTAATACAAACGAAGTAGCGCGGGAGTTAAACATAGATAGCGCTGCCACTTCAGAAAGTGAAGAAACTTATAAACCCCGCATAATTGCTGAGCCAAATTGTACAACTCAGGAAG TTCCAGAAATAAGAGAACTCACATATGAGTTTTTGATGCAGTGTTCAACAGGCCCGTACGCAAAACGACCACCTGCGGATTGGGCTCGAATTCAGAAGGAGTGTCCCAACATTGTTCGCAAG GAACCGATTCGCTGGTTCGAACCGGAAACATATAAAGCTAAAGTAGCAGCTGCTGGGCTTGTTACAGTATTACCAATTGGAGACGGGGAAACTGATCCAGAATGA